A window from Neodiprion fabricii isolate iyNeoFabr1 chromosome 2, iyNeoFabr1.1, whole genome shotgun sequence encodes these proteins:
- the LOC124174909 gene encoding uncharacterized protein F13E9.13, mitochondrial gives MLRFRKVFTKTGCSAIGMIHVGGLPGTPRYGGSVKKIITDALDDAAIYASCKVDGVLVENMHDIPYVRSKDLLPETTALMTRVCSEVRKIVPRHVPCGVQVLAGANKEAIAVAQAADLQFIRAEGFVFSHIADEGFTDASAGSLLRYRKQIDAEDILVFSDIKKKHSAHSITSDVTLSETAKAAEFFLTDGVIITGSATGDPADASQVKEVKRVAKGPVIVGSGVTTENLEKYLTADAVIVGTYFKTDGQWKNAVNSDRVKCFMEKLGKLR, from the exons ATGTTGAGGTTTCGCAAAGTATTCACGAAGACCGGATGCTCGGCGATAGGGATGATACACGTGGGCGGATTGCCAG gAACGCCACGATACGGAGGCAGCGTTAAGAAAATTATCACAGACGCGCTCGACGACGCCGCGATTTATGCAAGTTGCAAAGTG GATGGCGTCCTGGTGGAAAATATGCACGACATCCCGTACGTCCGATCTAAGGACTTGCTTCCGGAAACTACTGCCTTAATGACGAGAGTTTGCTCTGAGGTCAGGAAAATTGTTCCTCGACACGTGCCTTGTGGGGTTCAG GTTTTAGCAGGAGCGAATAAAGAGGCAATCGCCGTGGCACAGGCAGCTGACTTACAGTTTATCAGAGCGGAAGGTTTCGTTTTCTCGCATATAGCCGACGAAGGATTCACGGACGCTAGTGCCGGGAGTTTGTTGAGATACCGTAAACAAATAGACGCCGAAGATATCCTTGTATTTTCCGACATCAAGAAGAAACATAG CGCACATTCTATTACATCCGATGTAACTTTATCCGAGACCGCCAAGGCAGCTGAGTTCTTCTTGACGGATGGTGTTATCATAACAGGCTCTGCTACTGGTGATCCAGCGGATGCCTCGCAAGTAAAGG AAGTGAAGCGGGTGGCAAAGGGGCCTGTCATCGTTGGTTCAGGTGTGACTactgaaaatttagaaaaatacctTACAGCAGATGCTGTTATCGTTGGAACGTACTTCAAAACTGACGGACAATGGAAAAACGCGGTTAATTCAGACCGAGTGAAATGCTTCATGGAAAAACTTGGGAAGCTTCGATAG